Within Bacteroidales bacterium, the genomic segment TGGCAATGTGCCTACGCAAACAGTGAATGTTACTATTCCATCATCAGCCCCATATCAACCGGTTATAGGTGATGGTAAAACAGCACGCTGCAATGTGTTGGTAATTCAATCTGGTGCAGTGCTGACACAGAATTCTATAAGTTACTTTTATGTTTACGGAAATTTTGATTCAGATGCCGGTCAGTTTATCATGAATGGTTCGACTTCTTATCTCTATTTTGCCGGAACAACCAATACCTGGTGGGACGATGATAATGAAAATGACATCTATACTAATATCAGAGTTTTGAAAGATGTTCCTACGGCCACGCTAACCATGTGGCAGGATATGACCTGCAGCGGAACATTTGAGGTAAGGGAAGGTATTTTCGCTATTGATGCATCATGGACCTTGACAGTCACAAATACATCTACAAGTGCCTTTAGGGTTGAAGATGGGGGAATCCTGCGCCTAAGTGGAGCAAAAAGCATTGACATTGCCGGAAGGGTATATTTTGCGAATGGAAGCAATACCGACATAACCGGTGGTACTATCAGATGCAAAGCGAACTTCAGGGTTGATAATAATACTTCCTATGATATTTCTCTTACAGGCGCAACGCTTGTTTTGAATGGTGCCGGTAGTCAGCTTATTGAAGACCTTGATGGGGGCAGTCTTCAGCTTCATCATCTCATCATTGATAAACCTGGCGGAACCGCATCTATCGGAAATGCAAATCTTAACATTGCCGGAAACCTCACAATTCAATCAGGGCCATTTAGTCTGGGCGGATATGCATGCAATGTAGCAGGCACAACTGATATTTATGGTACGCTGGTTATGACAAACCCAGCAAATAACCTTACAACCGGGATTATCGACTGGAATTCTGGCTCAACTGCCAATGTAACGGCAGGTAATTTTTATGTGAACACTATGTGGGATTTCAAAGCAGGTTGCAACGCGCAGATCACTCCGGGAAATACCGCTTATGTCCGCAATATGCAATACCCTACTGAATCAACAGCTCATTTCGGGAATTTGGTCATTCAGCCCCTATCTGCAATAACAGGTAATGGCGAAGACCGTTCGATTTACCCGGTGAATGTTGCTGGCAATATGACCATTCTAACCGGTGCCAGTTGGGGATTTAATGGCCCTTCAGGTATGGTAGTAAGTGGAAATTCAATAATTCAAAATGGTGCCACCCTTAGCTTTTACTCATCAGCAGTGTTTAATACGTCTGGTTCCCTGGATATTTCCGGTACCCTTTCCTTGAATTCATCAGCAAATTCCCTTGTCAACGCTGGATTTTCCTTCCCGGCAAGCGGAACAATAAATATTGACAATGCAACTTTTATCAGCGATAATGCTTTTACAGGTGGGTGGACAACTTTGAACGGTTCATTCAATATGGCAAGCGGATTGTTTGAGTTAACCAACAATGCTCCTAATTTCACTGCATCTGCCTCTACCAGTATAGGTGGTGGGATTGTTAGGGCAGGTGTTACCATGAGTGCGGACTTTCCAAACTTTAACCCTACAGGAGGTGTTGTTGAAATTACTGGAGTATTCGACGGAAATCTCTTTATGGGGCCAGGAAGTTCGTTTCATGATCTGACTTATAATTCGGTAAGTGGGAACACGTTGTTTTATCAAAATAACATTACCGTAAGAAGGCACTTAACAATTAGCGCCGGAACGGTAAGACCACAAAACAATACCCTGGTTCTGAATGTCGGTGGAAACTTTACCAACAGCAGCCCTCACACCGGATATAATCCATTGCAGGCGCTTGTCGTTTTCAATGGCGATGGAGCAGCAAATCACCAACATGTGAACGGTCCAATCAACTTCTATGATGTTACCAATGCTAAAACCGGTGGCGGTGAACTCAGGTTTACTGGCGCCGCAAACATTGCTAACAATTTTATTGCGAACAATGTCAATGTTGTTTCAGGTTCCGCGCTAAATGTGGCTGGTTTACTTGACTTATCAACCGGTCAGCTCAATTTAACCAATGCAGGACCCAATGTGACTGTGAACAACTTCACTATGGGAGGAACACTTGGTGTTGCCGGTGGAAGCTTTGTATGTACTGATGTTACAAACAATGGGATATTTGGAACTATCAACCTTAGCAATGGCTTAATTACTTTACACCAGGATCCGGCACAATGGACAGATTTACGAGGTACTTTCACAATAAGTGGAGGAACCTTTGAAATCGTTGGAGGCAACGGACAAAGTTGGTGGGCTTTTGGTGGTACACCAACACATGTGCAGATCACAAACGGAGTACTCGATTTTATTGACAACGGTATTTTTATTGAGAATGGTGTTCCGCTAACAACAGCTATAAGCGGTGGAACAATTAAGTCCTCAGGTTCGATTCTTATTAATCATCCCAACTTCAATCCAAGTGGTGGCCTTACCGAATTATATGGTAGCGCCGACAGAGTTATTTACACAAATAATAATTCGCATTTTTACAACCTGCGGGTGAATAAATCCGGAGGATCGTTACTCGGTTTTGAGAGCTCGGAAGATGAACAAGTATCTGATAATGTAACCAGAGATCTGAATTTGGATAATCAATCCTCTGATTTGAACGAAGGCGACAGGCCAAAATTTGATTTTCCGTCAGGTAGATCCGGAAATACTGTCTTAACGAACGGTGTTGTGAAAATAATTAGCAATCTTAACGTTGACGCAGGAACTCTTGTGATAGGGAATTCAGTAACCAATGGCGGCAATGCGACGATAAATGCCGGAGCAAAGCTTGAGTTTAACCCATCCGGTTCATTGGCTATGGGCGCATCAAAGGCGCTCACTGTCAATAATGGTGGCGTACTTGAACTGAATGGCACGCTTAGCGATCAGCCTAAAATATCAAGGATATCAGCTGGCAATTTTGCATTCAATATTGAAAGCGGCGGAACAATCGGAGCGGAGTATGCCCTGTTTGAACACATGAATACAAGTGGCATCAACATTAAAGCAGGCGCCATTGTTGATCATTCAAAGGCTTTTCATTACTGCACTTTCCGCAACGGGCAAAGTGGGGGAAGGCTTCTGACCATCAACAATAGCCAGACTTTTGCTGTGAATTATGCTAATTTCCCTAACAATACTTGGGGAGGCAATTACAATGTTTATAAATCGGTAACTGCAGGAGTCGTTACTTTTGGTGGTTACACTGGTTTATTCTCGGGTGAGACCAATGAATTTGACCCTAATAGCCGCCTGCATTGGGGTGGTGAGATCGCACCAATGGTTAGCCTGCAAGGAGTGGATATCGTAAACGGCCAGGAATTATGTTATGAGGCCACAAACACACTTACAATTGCAGGAGGTGGAACCACTTTTGATGTTCAGAATGGTGCAGTTGTGAACCTTGTTGCCGGGCAGAAAATATCAATGCTTGACGGAACACATTTCCACAATGGTTCATACGTTCTTGCACGCATTACAACTACCAGCGATTATTGCGCATTACCACCGGCTTTGCTCGCATTTGGTGAAGAAAAATCAGAAGATGCTGAAATTACAACTCATTTGAACGAAGAATCAGGACTCTTCAGGGTTTATCCTAACCCAACCACCGGTCGGTTCACAATTGAATTATCTGAAATTGCCAAAACCGTAATGGTTGAAATCTACGGTGTGATGGGAGAACAAATCCTGAGGCAAGAAGTGTCTGGCTTTATGATGTATGAATTAGACCTTTCGAGCCAGCCACGCGGAATCTATATTGTTCGTGTGCTGAGCGGAGATGAATTGGAAATTCAGCGGGTGATCAGGCAATAAGCTGACTGCTGCCCACAGTGCTTTAATAGAAGGATACAAAGTTTTTCATTACCACCCATCAGAGACTCGCTGATGGGTGGTGGTGTTTAGATCAGTATTTCGTAGGATATATTTCCTCTTCTGGCTGGGAATATATCCTATTGCTATGTATTGTAATGAGTTATGGCTGTAAGTATCTTTATAAATTGTAATTTAATGAAAAACAGCGAGTATTTGAAATGATGCAAAAAAGCCATTGCTTGGATGTAAGAGTGCTGATTTTGTTAGGCTCCCTTATTTCAAATACATGTCTATTAATCCAAAAACCAAATTTATTATGATGCGAAAAATTACCCAAACTTTTCTGCTGAATGCAACACTAAGCCTGTTGCTCAGCCTTACTGTACAGGTTACACATTCCCAAGCTTTTGATCACGTAAGTGTTGAAGCTGTTGAGGATACCATGCCAGATTGGTATGTACAACCGGATGCGCCTGTGTTTTATTCATCACAAAGTGCCTTGACCGGAACAGAAAGGCACACACTGGATTCATTATCATCTCAGGAGCGAAATCAAATCGAACAGGAAGTTAGTCCACCGGCTATTGGCGTTTACAGGGAACTTCAAGCCCCTATACAATTTGATTTGAGCAAAGTCCTGATCCCTGCATCTGGTGAGATCACTGTTGCAGGTGGAAGGCTCACAAGAATAGATAATGAATTAGTAGTATGGACCACATTCATACAATCTTATAAGGCTGATGAGCTAAGAATCCACTTCTCGGAAGGATACTTTCCGCATGGTGTAAGTGTAAACTTGTTCAGCGAGAATGAACAGGCTTTAAACCAATCAGATCTTATTGGCCAGATTGATGAATATGGTTTTTATACAACTTCTGTCTTTTCTGACAATGTATTACTTCAGGTTGTAATACCAGTTGACCTGATTGATGAAGAACTATATTTTACGATCTCAGGTGTAATTCACACGGACAGGAAGTATATCATACTGGATCAGCCTGAGGATTGCTATGAAGATGCAAGGTGCTCGTATGCAAATGGCTATGCAAACATTCACATTTTGAGAGGAAGTACAGCACAACTTACTTTTTTAGTGGGGGGCTTGTATTATATATGTACCGGTGGCTTGTTGAATGATACAAGACCCGGGGATCTGCAGCCTTTCTTACTGACTGCCAATCACTGTTTTAGTTCACAAACTTCAGCTGCATCTCTCGAATCAAGGTTCGACTTTTATACGCTTAGTTGTAATGGTTCAACAAATACCAACACAATTCTTATTAATGGTTCGAACCTGATAGCTACAAACAGTCAAAGCGATTTTACACTGGTTCTGTTGAAGGCAAAACCGGGTGGAACCAGGTACTACCTGGGTTGGAGCACAGCCGCTGTGTCTAACAATACCACCTTGCACTCGGTTCATCATCCTAGTGGAACGCCGCAAAAATACTCCCGTATGCAAAATAAAACATCCCCCGGATGGACATGCACAGGCTTAAGCACAACCAATTATCATTACACTACAAAGCTTGGTGGACAAACATTAGGTGGCAGTTCAGGAGCGCCAATAGTTAATGCCAGTGCACAAGCGGTTGGCCAATTATATGGTTGGTGTTACCTTACCGCAGACAGATGTGACTTTTCTGAATTCTATGATGTGTGGGGGAAATTCAGTGTATCGTATTCAAACAATAATCTGCAATACTGGTTGAATAGTGGTGGGTCAAGTGTGGCAATGTCAACATCACCTGCATCTGCGCTTAACTTTGGAACCAGGAATATTGGCACAAGCACGACTTATAATGTTAATGTATACAATACGGGTACAAGGCCTAACTATCTGAACCTGGAAGCAGGGTCGGCTAGTATCAGCGGTACCAATTCCAGCCAGTTTTCAATTGTCGGGTCTTCATCACTTTACCTGGCGCCGGGAGAATCCGGGGTCATTCAGGTAAGGTTCTCTCCAACCAGCAACGGTTATAAAACCGCTACCTTAAATATCCCTCACAATGCAGATAATATTTCCAGTCCACGAACCATCACTTTAACCGGTCATGGTAATCCTTGTTCTGATGCAGTAAATCTGAATAATGGTGGTGTGGCAAATACAGGCATTTTTTCAAGGAGTGGTACAGGCTCATGGCATACTTCCGCTGCATCAGATTGTGGTTTCACCTGCCCCGGCCGTGAACGTCTTTTCTATTTTACCGCTCCTTACACCGGCACATATCAGCTACATGTTACCTCAACCAATAACACCTGGGTAGATTATATGTACAGGTCAGGTTCGTGTTCATCAACAGGCTGGACGTGTATTGATGATGTTTTTAGCCCGGGAGTTTATGGCTCAATGTCTTTGACTGCAGGAACCACCTATTATATATTGCTGGATTCCGAAACTACAGCAACTACTTCACATAATTTTTACATTGGTACTCCAGGCAGGTGGGAAGGTACCGGAGGTTCCGACTGGTCCACGGCAAATAATTGGTATAATGGCATCGTTCCTGATGCAACAACCAATGTTACCATTGTATCCGGCAAACCCAATTCCCCGGTAATTGGCGGCGGGAATAATGCATATTGCAACAACCTGGTACTTTCTTCAGGCACACTGCTTACCCAGAATTCGACAAGTTACTTCTATGTTAACGGCAACTTTGATTCAGATGCCGGACAGTTTATAATGAATGGTGCTACTTCATACCTTTACTTTGACGGTACATCCAGCACATGGTGGGATGACGACAATGAGAATGACACCTATACACATGTACGGGTTCTTAAAGATTTGCCGACTACACAGGTAATGATGTGGCAGGATATGACTTGCAATGGCACATTTGATGTTCGTGAAGGAAGGTTTGCCATAGATGCCTCATGGACTCTCACTGTTAATAGTTCATTCTCAGTTGAAAGCGGAGGGATCTTGCGGCT encodes:
- a CDS encoding S8 family serine peptidase, which encodes MKKITIFFLFISFMGLAQLASSQHRGPEPVNHEKEKLLQLADSLHAKHLRQRAEVEKMALQNGWSIRTESEFGETEYQYIDELGMPQAYTTYNLNSAITTGTNQLWPGGTTGLNLNGNAYLIGIWDGGGVRTTHQEFGGRVTIIDGASLSNHSTHVGGTMVASGVQNAARGMASQATLRSYDWTDDYAEMATEAAIGLTLSNHSYGWNRGWNSSGGNMYWWGTTSISATEDYLFGFYDATARDLDIVAVNAPNYLIVWAAANDRDDTWSGGHYVRDGGGNWVWSTATRDQDGGADGFDCIPQQGIAKNILTVGAVNDIPGGYSNPADVVATVFTSWGPADDGRIKPDIVANGASLYSTSSAGNASYTTMSGTSMASPSVTGTLALLQEHYTNVRGRAMSAAALKGLVINTADEAGPNDGPDYMFGWGLLDAVGAAEKITQDDTEGGLIVQGVLNNGQTIDYTYYSDGSEINVTLCWTDPAGTPPAASLNPSANMLVNDLDFRVIGSATYLPWQANRTFPSSPAYKNDNTRDNVETVNVKTPAPGFYTLRINHKGALTGGQQEYAMIISGLNVPPAETYCDARATSTNFEYISRVQFGSVNNYSSRAPGGYHDYRGLVTSLNKGSNQTLTVTMPGGAASSLGRVYIDWNQDGDFADSNENIILGSGAGPTYSTTISVPANALGGYTTMRVRVGFSTVPPACGNVTYGETEDYTIRVVGTPGLWTGTKSNDWFNPKNWHDGNVPTQTVNVTIPSSAPYQPVIGDGKTARCNVLVIQSGAVLTQNSISYFYVYGNFDSDAGQFIMNGSTSYLYFAGTTNTWWDDDNENDIYTNIRVLKDVPTATLTMWQDMTCSGTFEVREGIFAIDASWTLTVTNTSTSAFRVEDGGILRLSGAKSIDIAGRVYFANGSNTDITGGTIRCKANFRVDNNTSYDISLTGATLVLNGAGSQLIEDLDGGSLQLHHLIIDKPGGTASIGNANLNIAGNLTIQSGPFSLGGYACNVAGTTDIYGTLVMTNPANNLTTGIIDWNSGSTANVTAGNFYVNTMWDFKAGCNAQITPGNTAYVRNMQYPTESTAHFGNLVIQPLSAITGNGEDRSIYPVNVAGNMTILTGASWGFNGPSGMVVSGNSIIQNGATLSFYSSAVFNTSGSLDISGTLSLNSSANSLVNAGFSFPASGTINIDNATFISDNAFTGGWTTLNGSFNMASGLFELTNNAPNFTASASTSIGGGIVRAGVTMSADFPNFNPTGGVVEITGVFDGNLFMGPGSSFHDLTYNSVSGNTLFYQNNITVRRHLTISAGTVRPQNNTLVLNVGGNFTNSSPHTGYNPLQALVVFNGDGAANHQHVNGPINFYDVTNAKTGGGELRFTGAANIANNFIANNVNVVSGSALNVAGLLDLSTGQLNLTNAGPNVTVNNFTMGGTLGVAGGSFVCTDVTNNGIFGTINLSNGLITLHQDPAQWTDLRGTFTISGGTFEIVGGNGQSWWAFGGTPTHVQITNGVLDFIDNGIFIENGVPLTTAISGGTIKSSGSILINHPNFNPSGGLTELYGSADRVIYTNNNSHFYNLRVNKSGGSLLGFESSEDEQVSDNVTRDLNLDNQSSDLNEGDRPKFDFPSGRSGNTVLTNGVVKIISNLNVDAGTLVIGNSVTNGGNATINAGAKLEFNPSGSLAMGASKALTVNNGGVLELNGTLSDQPKISRISAGNFAFNIESGGTIGAEYALFEHMNTSGINIKAGAIVDHSKAFHYCTFRNGQSGGRLLTINNSQTFAVNYANFPNNTWGGNYNVYKSVTAGVVTFGGYTGLFSGETNEFDPNSRLHWGGEIAPMVSLQGVDIVNGQELCYEATNTLTIAGGGTTFDVQNGAVVNLVAGQKISMLDGTHFHNGSYVLARITTTSDYCALPPALLAFGEEKSEDAEITTHLNEESGLFRVYPNPTTGRFTIELSEIAKTVMVEIYGVMGEQILRQEVSGFMMYELDLSSQPRGIYIVRVLSGDELEIQRVIRQ
- a CDS encoding choice-of-anchor D domain-containing protein; the encoded protein is MMRKITQTFLLNATLSLLLSLTVQVTHSQAFDHVSVEAVEDTMPDWYVQPDAPVFYSSQSALTGTERHTLDSLSSQERNQIEQEVSPPAIGVYRELQAPIQFDLSKVLIPASGEITVAGGRLTRIDNELVVWTTFIQSYKADELRIHFSEGYFPHGVSVNLFSENEQALNQSDLIGQIDEYGFYTTSVFSDNVLLQVVIPVDLIDEELYFTISGVIHTDRKYIILDQPEDCYEDARCSYANGYANIHILRGSTAQLTFLVGGLYYICTGGLLNDTRPGDLQPFLLTANHCFSSQTSAASLESRFDFYTLSCNGSTNTNTILINGSNLIATNSQSDFTLVLLKAKPGGTRYYLGWSTAAVSNNTTLHSVHHPSGTPQKYSRMQNKTSPGWTCTGLSTTNYHYTTKLGGQTLGGSSGAPIVNASAQAVGQLYGWCYLTADRCDFSEFYDVWGKFSVSYSNNNLQYWLNSGGSSVAMSTSPASALNFGTRNIGTSTTYNVNVYNTGTRPNYLNLEAGSASISGTNSSQFSIVGSSSLYLAPGESGVIQVRFSPTSNGYKTATLNIPHNADNISSPRTITLTGHGNPCSDAVNLNNGGVANTGIFSRSGTGSWHTSAASDCGFTCPGRERLFYFTAPYTGTYQLHVTSTNNTWVDYMYRSGSCSSTGWTCIDDVFSPGVYGSMSLTAGTTYYILLDSETTATTSHNFYIGTPGRWEGTGGSDWSTANNWYNGIVPDATTNVTIVSGKPNSPVIGGGNNAYCNNLVLSSGTLLTQNSTSYFYVNGNFDSDAGQFIMNGATSYLYFDGTSSTWWDDDNENDTYTHVRVLKDLPTTQVMMWQDMTCNGTFDVREGRFAIDASWTLTVNSSFSVESGGILRLAPGKTIDVAGGVRFLDGSQSDITGGTIRCGGNFRIDNNVSYDIAFTDATVILDGSGSQLIQDLDGNSIHHLTINKPSGTATIDQANLSISGNLIIENGTFSLGTWTCDVAGTTNINNGGTLAMNNAGNNFTTPVIFWNSGSNTNITAGTFNISNIWDFNEGTNAQIGTGNTAYINNMYFPEESTAHFGNLVVSPGGVLLSGDLRAIYPVNVAGNLTIKNGANWTFPGPSGMIVSGNSLIETGASLSFNSNAVFNTSGSLNISGTLNVNSGASSLLNGALIFPSTGLLSIADGSFINDLPDTDNWTYIHGTLNMSSGLFELSNNHPQFMATAATNISGGVFRIGGAFAVNNPGIFQPTGGTFEITGNNSNGAIYFNTGNNFHNLVVNRGPSAFSMFVTSDPVTIQNNFTIENGMFRTGSVAVSVQGNATINSNGILALDGVGSLLMGASQSLTVNNGGLLELNGTITDQPKISRISTGNYAFNIESGGTIGAEYALFEHMNTSGINIKPGAIVDPSKAFHYCTFRNGQSGGRLLTINNSQTFAVNYASFPNNTWGGNYNVYKTANSGVVNFGGFSGLFSGEANEWDPHSRVHWGGEIAPNVTLEGVEVGSGQDMCFEATNTLTVGGGGSTFLVQNGGSANLVAGQKVVMLDGTRVYSGGYLLARITTTADYCGLPPPILAVLEEKQSALETTPETVATETFFKVYPNPTTGRFTLELSEIASTVMVEIHGVMGEQILRQEVSGFMKYEFDLSSHPRGIYIIRVLNGDKMQIQRVIRQ